The following coding sequences are from one Heptranchias perlo isolate sHepPer1 unplaced genomic scaffold, sHepPer1.hap1 HAP1_SCAFFOLD_49, whole genome shotgun sequence window:
- the LOC137313889 gene encoding probable G-protein coupled receptor 139 yields MGQVTILLIKEIYYPILAAIGVPANLVTIVILFRGNCGLSKCISGYMVAMATADLLVMIINIIVYYIFSYHFPLSFLSHTPVCKFILYMTVVTLDLSVWFTVSFTFDRFVALCCQKFKTRYCTERTAAAVITTVPVLVLLEGIPFLFAYEPQQIINKVQWGCRSSVAFFSSPPGATYVWVHSAWVVWLPFTFIALFNYLTVGRILVANRARRGLRSHSSENQSDPEMEKRRKSIILLFSISGTFVLLWLTAAVSFVTTRLTNTTYYRGDRTDPGYISTETGAMLKYLSSCQNMCIYAATQRKFREELMNVLKSPWTRILRFVGNWEQKE; encoded by the exons ATGGGGCAAGTAACTATTCTGCTGataaaagagatttactacccgattctcgcaGCCATCGGTGTCCCAG cgaacttggtgacaattgtgattctcttccGAGGAAATTGCGGACTTTCCAAGTGTATCTCTggctacatggtggccatggcaacagcggaTCTACTGGTCATGATCATCAATATAATCGTGTATTATATTTTTagttatcacttcccactttcattcctctcccacactcccgtgTGTAAGTTCATTCTATACATGACTGTTGTCACCCTTGATTTGTCGGTTTGGTTCACCGTCTCTTTCACATTTGACCGTTTTGTCGCTCTCTGCTGCCAGAAGTTTAAAACACGTTATTGCACGGAGAGAACTGCGGCCGCGGTTATAACAACGGTCCCTGTTCTGGTGTTGTTAGAGGGGATCCCCTTTTTGTTTGCATATGAACCTCAGCAAATAATTAACAAAGTGCAGTGGGGCTGCCGGTCAAGTGtggcttttttttcctctcctccgGGCGCAACGTACGTCTGGGTTCACAGCGCATGGGTCGTTTGGCTTCCTTTTACATTCATTGCCTTGTTTAATTATTTAACCGTCGGACGGATTTTAGTGGCCAATAGAGCCCGGAGGGGACTCCGGAGTCATAGcagtgagaatcagagtgatccagagatggagaagcgaagaaaatccatcattttactcttcagtatatcggggaCTTTTGTACTGTTGTGGTTGACAGCTGCCGTGAGTTTTGTGACTACTAGACTGACAAATACCACTTATTACCGAGGCGACCGCACAGACCCTGGATATATCTCCACCGAAACCGGAGCAATGCTGAAGTATTTGAGCTCCTGTCAAAACATGTGTATTTATGCGGCGACCCAAaggaaattcagagaagagctgaTGAATGTGCTGAAATCTCCCTGGACACGAATTCTGAGATTCGTTGGAAATTGGGAACAAAAAGAATGA